Proteins from a single region of Theobroma cacao cultivar B97-61/B2 chromosome 10, Criollo_cocoa_genome_V2, whole genome shotgun sequence:
- the LOC108663599 gene encoding uncharacterized protein LOC108663599, which produces MTVLFINTLRAPFYGCLIGNATKNFTNLVLFGEIIERAIKIGKIEGHEVASSKKGSMPKKKEGDVQTVAHDSQQAHNFSPYHIYPPYQPFYPNIGNIAQNPYVYQPAPQPTFQTNVLPQAPPPRPVASTNNSEPLRPPFPKWYDPNAHCDYHFGIQGHSTENCTALKHKVQVLIKAGLLNFAKKDNSNVDGNFLPNHGGPIVNAIHEGIIRRVKKNVNEIQTLMDRVFEALSKINTITPEPIDTKELGHDLAHSCKFHMGAIEHSIQNCDSFRSSFEDLTGLGGITRSGRCYSLEIAEKVEKGKPAQGEGGLKEADTFSKDQVVESVVAPNNEVKRLVTKKEAGEFLKFIKHSEYSVVEQLTRMPARISLLSLLLNSKANRNVLLKVLNQAYVAQDISMEKLDHIVGNITVGNFIAFNDEEISSGGQ; this is translated from the exons ATGACTGTGTTATTCATAAACACACTCAGAGCTCCATTCTATGGGTGCTTAATCGGCAATGCCACAAAAAACTTTACAAATTTGGTTTTATTTGGAGAAATAATAGAAAGAGCTATCAAaattgggaaaattgaagggCATGAAGTTGCCAGCTCAAAGAAAGGGAGTATgcccaagaaaaaagaaggggaTGTGCAAACAGTCGCTCACGACAGCCAACAAGCCCACAACTTTAGCCCATATCACATATACCCCCCATACCAACCCTTCTATCCGAACATAGGCAATATCGCACAAAACCCATATGTGTACCAACCTGCCCCACAACCAACGTTTCAGACCAATGTTCTCCCACAAGCTCCACCACCAAGACCGGTAGCTTCAACTAATAATTCTG AACCACTCCGACCTCCTTTTCCAAAATGGTATGATCCGAATGCACATTGTGATTACCattttggaattcaaggacACTCCACGGAGAATTGTACTGCATTAAAACATAAGGTCCAAGTGCTCATTAAGGCaggacttttaaattttgctaAAAAGGATAATTCAAATGTTGATGGGAATTTCTTGCCTAATCATGGAGGTCCGATAGTAAATGCAATACATGAAGGGATAATTCGAAGGGTGAAAAAGAATGTCAACGAGATTCAAACGTTAATGGATAGAGTGTTTGAGGCGTTGTCCAAAATAAATACCATCACTCCAGAACCCATAGACACAAAGGAATTGGGGCATGATCTCGCTCATTCTTGCAAATTTCATATGGGGGCAATTGAGCATTCCATTCAAAATTGTGATAGCTTTCGTT CGTCTTTTGAAGATCTAACTGGTTTGGGGGGTATAACGCGAAGTGGGAGATGTTATTCCCTTGAGATAGcagaaaaagttgaaaaagggAAACCCGCACAGGGAGAGGGAGGCCTGAAGGAAGCAGATACCTTTTCCAAGGACCAAGTTGTCGAATCTGTAGTTGCTCCGAACAATGAGGTCAAAAGACTTGTTACCAAGAAAGAAGCGGGTGAATTTCTTAAGTTTATCAAACATAGTGAGTACAGTGTGGTAGAACAATTAACCAGAATGCCTGCTCGCATCTCATTGTTGTCTTTACTTTTGAATTCGAAAGCAAACAGGAATGTGCTACTTAAAGTCTTGAATCAAGCTTATGTGGCACAAGATATATCAATGGAAAAGTTAGACCATATCGTGGGAAACATTACAGTGGGGAACTTTATTGCctttaatgatgaagaaattTCATCGGGTGGTCAATGA